The Corynebacterium jeddahense genome has a window encoding:
- a CDS encoding amidohydrolase, whose translation MTTIAEIIDSHPVDETWQRRLYELLHANPELSLQEEETYSRLMTELARFDCDVVAPIGKFGICAVFRNGDGPTVLHRADFDGLPVTEETGAPYASHKTVKTADGQTVGTMHACGHDIHTTALLSACDILDHTRENWSGTYIALFQPGEEIGAGAEDMVEGGLTEKIPAPDVVFGQHVMPGRAGEVMSKPGPQFAACDSIRVRIPGRAAHGSMPHNAIDPTYTAAMIIARLQGIVGREVNPADFAVVTVASMHAGTTNNIIPGHAELVLNCRFYSEKVKARVYAAIERVVHAEVLASGSLDEATVSYFAHGELLDNDEALFTTVRERFDEVFGEESVTADPKTVSEDFPVIPQAFGAPYFFWLVGCTPRDVWDKAVAEDRVGEDVPVNHMPTFLPEYEPTIAAATRAAATAALTYLAR comes from the coding sequence ATGACCACCATCGCCGAGATCATCGATTCCCACCCCGTCGACGAAACGTGGCAGCGCCGCCTCTACGAGCTGCTCCACGCCAACCCCGAGCTCTCGCTGCAGGAGGAGGAGACCTACAGCCGCCTCATGACGGAGCTCGCGCGCTTCGACTGCGACGTCGTCGCCCCGATCGGCAAATTCGGCATCTGCGCGGTGTTCCGCAACGGCGACGGCCCCACGGTGCTGCACCGCGCCGACTTCGACGGCCTGCCCGTGACGGAGGAAACCGGCGCGCCCTACGCTTCCCACAAGACGGTGAAGACCGCGGACGGGCAGACGGTGGGCACCATGCACGCCTGCGGCCACGACATCCACACCACCGCGCTGCTCAGCGCCTGCGACATCCTGGACCACACACGCGAGAACTGGTCCGGCACCTACATCGCCCTGTTCCAGCCCGGCGAGGAGATCGGGGCGGGCGCCGAGGACATGGTCGAAGGCGGCCTGACGGAGAAGATCCCCGCGCCCGACGTCGTCTTCGGCCAGCACGTCATGCCGGGCCGCGCCGGCGAGGTGATGTCCAAGCCGGGCCCGCAGTTCGCTGCGTGCGACTCCATCCGCGTGCGCATCCCCGGCCGCGCCGCCCACGGCTCGATGCCGCACAACGCGATCGACCCGACATACACCGCGGCGATGATCATCGCCCGCCTGCAGGGCATCGTCGGGCGCGAGGTGAACCCGGCGGACTTCGCCGTGGTCACCGTCGCCAGCATGCACGCCGGCACGACGAACAACATCATCCCCGGCCACGCCGAGCTCGTGCTCAACTGCCGCTTTTACAGCGAGAAGGTCAAGGCTCGCGTCTACGCCGCCATCGAGCGCGTCGTCCACGCCGAGGTGCTCGCGTCCGGCTCGCTCGACGAGGCGACGGTGTCCTACTTCGCGCACGGCGAACTGCTGGACAACGACGAGGCGCTGTTCACCACGGTGCGCGAGCGCTTCGACGAGGTCTTCGGCGAGGAGTCCGTCACCGCCGACCCCAAGACCGTCTCGGAGGATTTCCCCGTCATCCCCCAGGCCTTCGGCGCCCCGTACTTCTTCTGGCTTGTCGGCTGCACCCCGCGCGACGTGTGGGACAAGGCGGTCGCAGAGGACCGCGTCGGCGAGGACGTGCCCGTCAACCACATGCCGACGTTCCTGCCCGAGTACGAGCCAACGATCGCGGCCGCCACCCGCGCCGCCGCCACCGCGGCGCTGACGTACCTCGCGCGCTAA
- a CDS encoding YceD family protein, which yields MATNPFVFDVSGVINGDGLPETVTQTGPSPSRIGPEMIAIPEGRDVEVEATIIPLGSGVMVDATATAVLEGQCVRCLKELTPTETLRISEVFSNSDDFITGDAEVDEDRGSGDEIARIVDNTVDLEQAFVNEAGLDWPFNPTCQPECAGDTDVPAPDGVEGEDNDLIDPRWAGLEKFL from the coding sequence ATGGCTACCAATCCCTTCGTATTCGACGTCTCCGGAGTGATCAACGGCGACGGCCTGCCGGAAACGGTGACGCAGACCGGCCCGTCCCCCTCGCGCATCGGGCCGGAGATGATCGCCATCCCGGAGGGGCGCGACGTCGAGGTCGAGGCGACGATCATCCCCCTCGGCTCGGGCGTGATGGTCGACGCGACCGCGACCGCGGTGCTCGAGGGGCAGTGCGTGCGCTGCCTCAAAGAGCTCACGCCGACCGAGACGCTGCGGATTTCCGAAGTGTTCTCGAACTCGGACGACTTCATCACGGGCGACGCCGAGGTGGACGAGGACCGCGGCTCCGGCGATGAGATCGCCCGCATCGTCGACAACACCGTCGACCTCGAGCAGGCCTTCGTCAACGAGGCCGGGCTCGACTGGCCGTTCAACCCCACCTGTCAGCCCGAGTGCGCCGGCGACACCGACGTGCCCGCCCCGGACGGCGTCGAGGGGGAGGACAACGACCTCATCGACCCGCGCTGGGCCGGGCTGGAGAAGTTCCTGTGA
- the mutM gene encoding bifunctional DNA-formamidopyrimidine glycosylase/DNA-(apurinic or apyrimidinic site) lyase, whose protein sequence is MPELPEVEVVRRGLDRHVVGRTFGAVEVLHPRAARGNAVDLEQVLPGLTVTGTGRRGKYLWLTLDDGAALLVHLRMSGQMLVATHGAIASPHLRIRADIGDAELCFVDQRTFGFWQYTALAGGVPEPASHIAPDPFEEEFDLREAARAMRRRRSALKTVLLNQEVVSGIGSIYADEAMWAARLRPWRSAKTMRQRDAEAVLVASREVMARSLEQGGTSFDALYVNVNGASGYFSRSLNAYGQAGRPCARCGTPIERVVVGGRSSYYCPACQVL, encoded by the coding sequence ATGCCTGAGCTGCCCGAGGTTGAGGTGGTGCGCCGCGGCCTCGACCGCCACGTGGTGGGGCGCACGTTCGGGGCCGTCGAGGTGCTCCACCCCCGCGCCGCCCGCGGCAACGCCGTCGACCTGGAGCAGGTGTTGCCGGGCCTGACCGTCACGGGCACGGGGCGTAGGGGCAAGTACCTGTGGCTCACGCTCGACGACGGCGCCGCGCTGCTTGTGCATTTGCGCATGAGCGGGCAGATGCTCGTCGCAACGCACGGCGCCATCGCCTCGCCCCACCTGCGCATCCGCGCAGACATCGGGGACGCGGAGCTGTGCTTCGTGGACCAGCGCACGTTCGGATTCTGGCAGTACACCGCGCTGGCCGGCGGCGTGCCGGAGCCGGCGTCGCACATCGCGCCGGACCCGTTCGAGGAGGAGTTCGACCTGCGCGAGGCGGCGCGGGCGATGCGGCGGAGGCGCTCCGCGCTGAAGACGGTGCTGCTCAACCAGGAGGTGGTCAGCGGCATCGGGTCGATCTACGCGGACGAGGCGATGTGGGCGGCGCGGCTGCGACCGTGGCGCAGCGCGAAGACGATGCGCCAGCGCGACGCCGAGGCGGTGCTCGTGGCCTCGCGCGAGGTCATGGCGCGCTCGCTCGAGCAGGGCGGGACGAGCTTCGACGCGCTCTACGTCAACGTCAACGGCGCGTCGGGGTACTTCTCCCGCTCGCTCAACGCCTACGGGCAGGCCGGCCGGCCCTGCGCGCGGTGCGGCACGCCGATCGAGCGTGTCGTGGTGGGCGGGCGCTCGAGCTACTACTGCCCGGCGTGCCAGGTGTTGTAG
- the gdhA gene encoding NADP-specific glutamate dehydrogenase has protein sequence MSAIDQEVAGYYQKVLERNAGEPEFHQAVAEVLGSLKIVLEKDPHYADYGLIERLCEPERQIIFRVPWMDDDNNVRVNRGFRVQFNSALGPYKGGLRFHPSVNLGIIKFLGFEQIFKNSLTGLPIGGAKGGSDFDPKGKSEGEIMRFCQSFMSELWRHIGEYRDVPAGDIGVGGREIGYLFGQYRRLANQHESGVLTGKGLTWGGSLVRTEATGYGAVYFTDEMMRAGGDSLDGAKVIVSGSGNVAIYAIKKAQELGATVVGFSDSSGWVETPNGVDVELLRDVKEQRRGRVSEYVDEATGATFHKDGSIWDLKADVALPCATQNELDGDHARTLVGNGVRYVAEGANMPSTAEAIEVFRENHICFGPGKAANAGGVATSALEMQQNASRDSWTFEYTDKRLHQIMSNIFTMAKNTAEEYDRAGDYVVGANIAGFKKVADAMLAQGVI, from the coding sequence ATGAGCGCAATTGACCAGGAAGTCGCCGGTTACTACCAGAAGGTGCTGGAGCGCAACGCGGGTGAGCCCGAGTTCCACCAGGCGGTGGCCGAGGTGCTCGGATCCCTGAAGATCGTGCTGGAGAAGGACCCGCACTACGCCGACTACGGGCTGATCGAGCGGCTCTGCGAGCCGGAGCGGCAGATCATCTTCCGCGTGCCGTGGATGGACGACGACAACAACGTCCGCGTCAACCGTGGCTTCCGCGTCCAGTTCAACTCGGCGCTCGGCCCCTACAAGGGCGGCCTGCGCTTCCACCCGAGCGTGAACCTGGGCATCATCAAGTTCCTCGGCTTCGAGCAGATCTTCAAAAACTCCCTCACCGGCCTGCCCATCGGCGGCGCGAAGGGCGGCTCCGATTTCGACCCGAAGGGCAAGTCCGAGGGCGAGATCATGCGCTTCTGCCAGTCCTTCATGTCGGAGCTGTGGCGTCACATCGGCGAGTACCGCGACGTCCCGGCTGGCGACATCGGCGTCGGCGGGCGCGAGATCGGCTACCTCTTCGGCCAGTACCGCCGCCTGGCCAACCAGCACGAGTCCGGCGTGCTCACCGGCAAGGGGCTGACCTGGGGTGGCTCGCTCGTGCGCACCGAGGCCACCGGCTACGGCGCGGTGTACTTCACCGACGAGATGATGCGCGCCGGCGGCGACTCCCTCGACGGCGCCAAGGTCATCGTCTCCGGCTCCGGCAACGTGGCCATCTACGCCATCAAGAAGGCACAGGAGCTCGGCGCGACGGTGGTCGGGTTCTCGGACTCCTCCGGCTGGGTGGAGACGCCGAACGGCGTCGATGTCGAGCTGCTGCGCGACGTCAAGGAGCAGCGTCGCGGCCGCGTCTCGGAGTACGTCGACGAGGCCACTGGGGCCACGTTCCACAAGGACGGCTCGATCTGGGACCTCAAGGCGGACGTCGCGCTGCCGTGCGCGACCCAGAACGAGCTCGACGGCGATCACGCCCGCACCCTCGTCGGCAACGGCGTGCGCTACGTCGCGGAGGGCGCGAACATGCCATCCACCGCGGAGGCGATCGAGGTGTTCCGCGAAAACCACATCTGCTTCGGCCCGGGCAAGGCCGCGAACGCCGGCGGCGTGGCCACCTCGGCGTTGGAGATGCAGCAGAACGCCTCGCGCGACTCGTGGACCTTCGAATACACGGACAAGCGCCTCCACCAGATCATGTCCAACATCTTCACGATGGCGAAGAACACCGCGGAGGAGTACGACCGCGCGGGCGACTACGTCGTGGGCGCCAACATCGCCGGCTTTAAAAAGGTGGCCGACGCGATGCTCGCGCAGGGCGTGATTTAG
- a CDS encoding DUF4921 family protein: MSNPAVNAVHSYHVTMRAMADGTVKQVNPFSGTEVWTVPGRGNRPLSAPAAAPTPLAPGAHEDACNFCAARKLSTPPERSRLVAAGDGYEILRDLLPGELDATQAEFRRVPNLFEIVSYEYWQKNYGYAMPEPRRAQMERYLADPAGRAHVLETVRTRLAAAGQDPDVGDEKLLELAPAYFGGGHDVIIARRHYTDGAETTADLAGSGALTPEEHYRFIAFTLDSLHDLVRLHNYARYVVVFQNWLSPAGASFEHLHKQLVAIDERGVNAETETAKLRQNLNLYNEWGINHAFYHNLVIAENEHAILVAGVGHRYPTMTVYSKSRASEPWEHTADEVRAVSDLLHAAHAATGTQVATNEEWHYRPVDLDVPMPWRINVKWRISTVAGFEGGTQIYVNTLSPFDVRDRVTAALRSLRHDGHLADGVRIAEECAPEPNMLKYNPNLDW; encoded by the coding sequence ATGTCCAACCCCGCCGTCAACGCAGTGCACTCGTACCACGTCACGATGCGGGCCATGGCGGACGGCACCGTCAAGCAGGTCAACCCGTTTTCCGGCACCGAGGTGTGGACGGTGCCCGGGCGCGGCAACCGGCCGCTGTCCGCCCCCGCCGCCGCGCCGACGCCGCTGGCGCCGGGCGCGCACGAGGACGCGTGCAACTTCTGCGCCGCGCGCAAGCTGAGCACCCCGCCGGAGCGGTCCCGGCTCGTGGCCGCGGGCGACGGCTACGAAATCCTGCGCGACCTGCTGCCCGGCGAGCTCGACGCGACGCAGGCCGAGTTCCGGCGCGTGCCCAACCTCTTCGAGATCGTCTCCTACGAGTACTGGCAGAAGAACTACGGCTACGCCATGCCCGAGCCGCGCCGCGCCCAGATGGAGCGCTACCTCGCGGACCCCGCCGGCCGCGCCCACGTGCTGGAGACGGTGCGCACGCGCCTCGCCGCCGCCGGGCAGGACCCGGACGTCGGCGACGAGAAGCTGCTCGAGCTCGCGCCGGCCTACTTCGGCGGCGGGCACGACGTGATCATCGCCCGGCGCCACTACACCGACGGGGCCGAGACCACCGCGGACCTCGCCGGCTCCGGCGCGCTCACCCCCGAGGAGCACTACCGCTTCATCGCGTTCACGCTCGACTCGCTGCACGACCTCGTGCGCCTGCACAACTACGCCCGCTACGTCGTGGTGTTCCAGAACTGGCTCTCCCCCGCCGGCGCGTCGTTCGAGCACCTGCACAAGCAGCTCGTGGCTATCGACGAGCGCGGGGTGAACGCCGAAACCGAAACCGCGAAGCTGCGCCAAAACCTCAACCTGTACAACGAATGGGGCATTAACCACGCCTTTTACCACAACCTGGTGATCGCGGAGAACGAGCACGCGATCCTGGTTGCGGGCGTGGGGCACCGCTACCCGACGATGACGGTGTACTCGAAGTCGCGCGCCAGCGAGCCGTGGGAGCACACCGCGGACGAGGTGCGCGCGGTCTCCGACCTGCTGCACGCCGCCCACGCGGCGACGGGCACCCAGGTGGCCACGAACGAGGAGTGGCACTACCGCCCCGTCGACCTCGACGTGCCCATGCCGTGGCGCATCAACGTGAAGTGGCGCATCTCCACCGTTGCCGGCTTCGAGGGCGGCACCCAGATCTACGTGAACACGCTCTCCCCGTTCGACGTGCGCGACCGCGTCACCGCCGCGTTGCGCTCGTTGCGTCACGACGGCCACCTCGCGGACGGCGTCCGCATCGCCGAGGAGTGCGCGCCGGAGCCGAACATGCTCAAGTACAACCCGAACCTAGACTGGTGA
- the rnc gene encoding ribonuclease III translates to MSRSGKKHEDDFQVWDAAFDAVDHAPLIEHLGIDIERDGLKLALTHRSFANEHNHLPNNERLEFVGDAVLGLSVATKLFELYPSRAESDLSPMRAAIVSRYGLADIAREIDLGTHVLIGKGEEHTGGREKDSILADTTEAVLGAIYLQHGFEPARDVILRLFDEKLRHATVSQKHQDWKTALQVRLAELKLPVAEYRSEAEGPEHNQTFTAQALIDGVPRGTGTGPNKKLAEQEAAHQAVLFLRDHAAEAALGHA, encoded by the coding sequence GTGAGTAGGTCCGGCAAGAAGCACGAGGACGACTTTCAGGTGTGGGACGCCGCCTTCGACGCGGTTGACCACGCGCCGCTCATCGAACATCTCGGCATCGACATCGAGCGCGACGGCCTCAAGCTGGCGCTCACGCACCGCTCCTTCGCCAACGAGCACAACCACCTGCCCAACAACGAGCGACTCGAGTTCGTCGGCGACGCGGTGCTCGGCCTGTCGGTGGCGACGAAGCTGTTCGAGCTCTACCCGTCGCGCGCCGAGTCGGACCTGTCGCCGATGCGCGCCGCGATTGTCTCGCGCTACGGTCTCGCCGACATCGCCCGCGAGATCGACCTAGGCACGCACGTGCTCATCGGCAAGGGCGAGGAGCACACCGGCGGCCGAGAGAAAGATTCCATCCTCGCGGACACCACCGAGGCGGTGCTCGGCGCGATCTACCTCCAGCACGGCTTCGAGCCGGCGCGCGACGTCATCCTGCGGCTCTTCGACGAGAAGCTGCGCCACGCCACCGTGAGCCAAAAGCACCAGGACTGGAAGACCGCGCTGCAGGTGCGGCTCGCCGAGCTCAAGCTGCCGGTCGCCGAGTACCGCTCGGAGGCGGAGGGGCCGGAGCACAATCAGACGTTTACGGCGCAGGCGCTTATCGACGGCGTCCCGCGCGGCACCGGCACCGGCCCGAACAAGAAGCTCGCCGAGCAGGAGGCGGCGCACCAGGCCGTGCTGTTCCTGCGCGACCACGCCGCGGAGGCCGCGCTCGGCCATGCCTGA
- a CDS encoding glycogen/starch/alpha-glucan phosphorylase → MTATQPAFEHTVEGHVRSFSGRAPQDSTVKKFWTGLSAATVEQIADNWAATRNAYKSTRRAAYFSAEFLEGRALLNNLTNLGLVDKAEAVAKANGFELTDILEAEHDAALGNGGLGRLAACFLDSAATQDFPLTGYGILYRYGLFRQEFEDGFQREHPDAWKESFYPFIIRRGSEQRIVKFDDMHVRAIPFDMPITGYGTANVGTLRLWDASPMHEFDYDAFNSQRFNDAILEREAVHDITRVLYPNDSTYAGKVLRVRQQYFFVSASLQELIDDYIAAHGEDLRDFHKYNSVQLNDTHPVLGIPELMRLLMDEHGLGWDEAWEVTTHTFAYTNHTVLQEALETWEESIFKQLFWRIWEIVEEIDRRYRIDMEARGVDAETAHYYSPVHDGRVHMAWIACYASCSVNGVAALHTEIIKRETLGFWHGLYPERFNNKTNGVTPRRWLRMCNPRLSELLDRLAGSDEWVTDLAKLQELRPRVDDPEVMRELREIKAANKRDFAAWIAQRQGVEIDPDSVFDTQIKRLHEYKRQLMNALYILDLYFRITQDGETDLPKRTFIFGAKAAPGYVMAKGIIKLINTIAELVNNDPVASKLIHVVFVENYNVSPAEQIIPATDVSEQISTAGKEASGTSNMKFMMNGALTLGTMDGANVEIVEAVGEDNAYIFGAREEELPELKRTYEPQEVIQNTPGLGRALDALIDGTLDDQGTGLFHGIRRSLVDGSGAYASDTYYVLGDFADYRATRDRMAQDYVADQEAWAKKCWINICESGRFSSDRTIRDYAGEVWNISPTPIN, encoded by the coding sequence ATGACTGCTACTCAGCCAGCATTCGAGCACACCGTCGAGGGCCACGTCCGCAGCTTCTCCGGCCGCGCGCCGCAGGATTCCACCGTCAAGAAGTTCTGGACGGGGCTCTCGGCCGCCACCGTCGAGCAGATCGCCGACAACTGGGCCGCGACCCGTAACGCCTACAAATCCACCCGGCGCGCCGCGTACTTCTCCGCGGAGTTCCTGGAGGGCCGGGCGCTGCTGAATAACCTGACGAACCTTGGGCTCGTCGATAAGGCGGAGGCTGTGGCGAAGGCCAACGGCTTCGAGCTCACCGACATCCTCGAGGCTGAGCACGACGCCGCGCTCGGCAACGGCGGCTTGGGCCGCCTCGCCGCCTGCTTCCTCGACTCCGCGGCGACGCAGGACTTCCCGCTCACCGGCTACGGCATCCTCTACCGCTACGGCCTGTTCCGCCAGGAGTTCGAGGATGGCTTCCAGCGCGAGCACCCGGACGCGTGGAAGGAGTCGTTCTACCCCTTCATCATCCGCCGCGGCTCGGAGCAGCGCATTGTGAAGTTCGATGACATGCACGTGCGCGCCATCCCCTTCGACATGCCGATCACCGGCTACGGCACCGCCAACGTGGGCACGCTGCGTCTGTGGGACGCCTCGCCGATGCACGAGTTCGACTACGACGCGTTCAACTCCCAGCGCTTCAACGACGCGATCCTCGAGCGCGAGGCCGTCCACGACATCACGCGCGTGCTCTACCCGAACGACTCCACGTACGCCGGCAAGGTGCTGCGCGTGCGCCAGCAGTACTTCTTCGTCTCCGCCTCGCTTCAGGAGCTCATCGACGACTACATCGCCGCCCACGGCGAGGACCTGCGCGACTTCCACAAGTACAACTCCGTGCAGCTCAACGACACGCACCCGGTGCTCGGCATCCCCGAGCTCATGCGCCTGCTCATGGACGAGCACGGCCTCGGCTGGGACGAGGCGTGGGAGGTGACCACCCACACCTTCGCCTACACCAACCACACCGTGCTGCAGGAGGCGCTGGAGACCTGGGAGGAATCCATCTTCAAGCAACTGTTCTGGCGCATCTGGGAGATCGTCGAGGAGATCGACCGCCGCTACCGCATCGACATGGAGGCCCGCGGCGTCGACGCCGAGACCGCCCACTACTACTCCCCGGTCCACGACGGGCGCGTGCACATGGCGTGGATCGCCTGCTACGCCTCCTGCTCCGTCAACGGCGTGGCGGCGCTGCACACCGAGATCATCAAACGCGAGACCCTCGGCTTCTGGCACGGGCTCTACCCGGAGCGCTTCAACAACAAGACCAACGGCGTCACCCCGCGCCGCTGGCTGCGCATGTGCAACCCGCGCCTGTCCGAACTGCTCGACCGCCTCGCGGGCTCCGACGAGTGGGTCACCGACCTCGCCAAGCTGCAGGAGCTGCGCCCGCGTGTCGACGACCCAGAGGTCATGCGCGAGCTGCGCGAGATTAAGGCGGCGAACAAGCGCGACTTCGCAGCGTGGATCGCGCAACGCCAGGGTGTAGAGATCGACCCGGACAGCGTCTTTGACACCCAGATCAAGCGCCTGCACGAGTACAAGCGCCAGCTCATGAACGCGCTCTACATCCTGGACCTGTACTTCCGCATCACCCAGGACGGCGAGACGGACCTGCCGAAGCGCACGTTCATCTTCGGCGCGAAGGCGGCGCCGGGCTACGTGATGGCGAAGGGCATCATCAAACTCATCAACACCATCGCGGAGCTGGTGAACAACGACCCTGTGGCGTCCAAGCTCATCCACGTGGTGTTTGTGGAGAACTACAACGTCTCCCCCGCCGAGCAGATCATCCCAGCCACCGACGTCTCCGAGCAGATCTCCACCGCCGGCAAGGAGGCCTCCGGCACCTCCAACATGAAGTTCATGATGAACGGCGCGCTCACCCTGGGCACGATGGACGGCGCAAACGTCGAAATCGTCGAGGCCGTCGGCGAGGACAACGCATACATCTTCGGCGCACGCGAGGAGGAGCTCCCCGAACTGAAGCGCACCTACGAGCCGCAGGAGGTCATCCAGAACACGCCGGGGCTGGGCCGCGCGCTCGACGCGCTCATCGACGGCACCCTCGATGACCAAGGCACCGGATTGTTCCACGGCATCCGCCGCTCGCTTGTCGACGGCTCCGGCGCCTACGCCTCCGACACCTACTACGTGCTGGGTGACTTCGCCGATTACCGCGCAACCCGCGACCGCATGGCGCAGGACTACGTCGCGGACCAGGAAGCGTGGGCGAAGAAATGCTGGATCAACATCTGCGAGTCCGGCCGCTTCTCCTCCGACCGCACGATCCGCGACTACGCAGGCGAGGTTTGGAACATCTCGCCCACCCCGATCAACTAG
- a CDS encoding DivIVA domain-containing protein, whose translation MYRVFEALDELVQKLEQAYGVPMTSNCMVPRNEMLGLLDDLRNAIPGDLDDAQDVLDKQDEILRGAQDRADILVGDAEEDARRILSDAHSESESMLSDAQARATELVTGAEDESNMMVTQAQNVAEMTVNNAQREADSIIDAGNQDYERSVEKGRAEQERLISESEVMRRADEEAHRLVDEATAESNRLRAECDDYVDSKLAEFEETLQSVLRTVSSDRSALRRGAGASGAGRVRRGSYGDDYSAM comes from the coding sequence ATGTACCGCGTGTTTGAAGCTCTCGACGAGCTAGTTCAAAAGCTGGAGCAGGCCTACGGCGTGCCCATGACCTCCAACTGCATGGTCCCCCGCAACGAGATGCTCGGGCTTCTCGACGATCTCCGCAACGCCATCCCCGGCGACCTCGACGACGCGCAGGATGTCTTGGACAAACAGGACGAAATCCTGCGCGGCGCCCAGGACCGCGCGGACATCCTCGTCGGCGACGCGGAGGAGGACGCGCGCCGCATCCTCAGCGACGCGCACTCCGAGTCGGAGTCCATGCTCTCCGACGCGCAAGCCCGCGCCACCGAGCTGGTCACCGGCGCGGAGGACGAGTCCAACATGATGGTCACCCAGGCGCAGAACGTCGCCGAGATGACCGTGAACAACGCGCAGCGCGAGGCCGACAGCATCATCGACGCCGGCAACCAGGACTACGAGCGCTCCGTGGAGAAAGGCCGCGCCGAGCAGGAGCGCCTCATCTCCGAGTCCGAGGTCATGCGCCGGGCGGACGAGGAGGCCCACCGTCTCGTCGACGAGGCGACCGCGGAGTCCAACCGCCTGCGCGCCGAGTGCGACGACTACGTGGACTCCAAGCTCGCCGAGTTCGAGGAGACCCTGCAGTCGGTGCTGCGGACCGTCTCCTCCGACCGCTCCGCGCTGCGCCGCGGCGCGGGTGCCTCGGGGGCTGGCCGGGTGCGCCGCGGCAGCTACGGCGACGACTACTCCGCGATGTAG
- a CDS encoding glycerate kinase, whose protein sequence is MTHPDPAPSPKIVVTPDSFKSTASAEDAAEWLAEGVRSVIRDAQLVLTPMADGGEGTSSLFEGERICLPTTTAAGRLTEAEYTFHAPTATAFIDVAAASGLPAVEDDPVPLTGDTYGTGVLIADAQTRGATRIVLGLGGTATVDGGTGILVALGVNPLDAAGYQLPPGGGALEKLASFDTAKVNVPAGAVEWVLLTDTTAPATGPQGAARVFGPQKGAGPEDVETLERGLARLCEVAEVDPQTPGLGAAGGVGIGLTWLSTMLHGDASHVHIVPGARAVADSNGLAEHVDGAALVITGEGRYDGQTGTGKVASVVGELAREAGAVFAIAAGSFEEASPEGTLAVTLPDVEDTREQLVRAGAEIAVAYLNTSTVQG, encoded by the coding sequence ATGACTCACCCCGACCCCGCCCCCTCCCCGAAAATCGTGGTCACGCCGGACTCGTTCAAGTCCACCGCCAGCGCCGAGGATGCTGCCGAGTGGCTCGCCGAGGGCGTGCGCTCCGTCATCCGAGACGCGCAGCTCGTGCTCACGCCGATGGCGGACGGCGGCGAGGGCACCTCGTCGCTGTTCGAGGGAGAGCGCATTTGCTTGCCGACGACCACGGCCGCCGGCCGTCTCACCGAGGCCGAATACACGTTCCACGCCCCCACTGCGACGGCGTTCATCGACGTCGCGGCGGCGTCCGGCCTGCCGGCGGTCGAGGACGACCCGGTGCCGCTCACGGGCGACACGTACGGCACCGGCGTGCTCATCGCCGACGCGCAGACCCGCGGGGCGACGCGCATCGTGCTCGGCCTCGGCGGCACCGCGACGGTGGACGGCGGCACCGGCATCCTCGTCGCCCTCGGCGTGAACCCGCTCGACGCCGCCGGCTACCAGCTCCCGCCCGGCGGCGGCGCGCTGGAGAAGCTCGCAAGCTTCGACACCGCAAAGGTCAACGTTCCCGCCGGCGCGGTCGAGTGGGTGTTGCTCACCGACACCACCGCGCCGGCCACGGGTCCGCAGGGCGCCGCGCGCGTGTTCGGCCCGCAGAAAGGCGCGGGTCCGGAGGACGTGGAGACGCTCGAGCGCGGGCTGGCCCGGCTCTGCGAGGTCGCCGAGGTGGATCCGCAGACCCCCGGCCTCGGCGCGGCGGGCGGCGTCGGCATCGGCCTGACCTGGCTGTCCACCATGCTCCACGGCGACGCCTCGCACGTGCACATCGTGCCCGGCGCGCGGGCGGTCGCGGACTCGAACGGGCTCGCCGAGCACGTCGACGGCGCCGCGCTCGTGATTACGGGTGAGGGCCGCTACGACGGGCAGACGGGCACCGGCAAGGTGGCCTCCGTCGTCGGCGAGCTGGCCCGGGAGGCGGGCGCGGTGTTCGCCATCGCCGCAGGGAGCTTCGAGGAGGCGTCGCCGGAGGGCACCCTCGCCGTCACACTCCCCGACGTGGAAGACACGCGCGAGCAGCTCGTGCGCGCCGGCGCGGAGATCGCCGTGGCCTACCTCAACACCTCGACGGTCCAGGGGTAG